The following DNA comes from Aulosira sp. FACHB-615.
ACTCCTCAATGGCAAAATTCACAGTTTCTGCCTAATTATAGTGGATTTTGGTGGCTTTTCTGGTTATTTTTCCTTGTTATCTTCTTGTTCAGTAGCTCTAATAATCGTTCTAGAGGTGGCGGTGGTGTCAGTGCCAGTAGCCACAGCATCTCTCATGGTGGCGGTGGTGGTGGCGGTGGTGGTGGTGGTGGCGGTGGTGGTGGCGGTGGTGGTGGCGGTGGTGGCGGCGGTGGTGGTGGCGGTTGAGTCAGGTTCACTCATTAAACAAACGTCGCACGCATTTGAGAATCACGAGTTGTAAAAAAAATCGCTCCTTATTCCCATCTTTGATAGTTTCTACCAATCCTCTGCGTTTTAATGATAAGAGTGCCTTTAAAATATCTCCATTGGTCGCATCACTGGCTAGGTTTAATAGTATTTCTTCACGGGTGAATCCTTGGATGTTTGTAGTCAAAAACTTAATCAGGATTTTTTCAACAGGAGAAATATACTTTAACCATTCGCTCACAAGTGGCTCAAATTCTCCAGCGACTATGGTTCCACAGGCTAAAAATTCTCCTACATCCCCAGCAAATAATTCGTGAATGAAATTAGCTGCCATATTCAAAAATAAAGGATTACCACCATATTGATTTACTAGTGCAACCCACTGTTGAGCATTAAAGGTAAGTCTATGATGTTGCAAAAGCTCAATTGCACCTTCCATGAGTCCGCCGAGAGGGAAAATAACTGCACCAGCAGCACTTAAAATATTTAATCCTTCGGGTTGCTCTCGACTAGTCAAAATTACACAACTATTATGAGTAGTTTGCACTACCGTGCGGAGAAATTCGGCTCCTAAAGGATACTGTCCAGCACGGAGAATCTCATCCCAACCATCAAAAACCATCAATGTTTGGGATTCTAACGCTTTAGGTGTATGGGTTGATAGTGATGTGAGATGAACCGAAAACCAGAGAGTTTGCTTAAACTGTGGCTGCAAAGCTGCTGCTAGTTTTGTGGCTATAGCGGTTTTACCAATACCACCAATTCCAGTAATCACCAACAGACGTGTTCCGCCCTCAACGGACTTGATTAGTGTCGCCAATTCGTAATCTCGCCCAAAAAACAAGGGAATGTCGGGTATTTGAGTGGTGCTAGATAAAGGTGATTTGAAAGGGCGATCAATTAATTCTTGCCAATTTAAACCCAAAACTTGACAGAATGCCTTGAACACTGAGGCATCAATTCCATCGCCCCTAAGAAATCGCTTCCATGTTGGTAAAGATACCCCTGCTACAAATACTTCTGCATTTTCCCAACTAAATTCAGGTTCGAGAATTTGACTTACTGCTTCTAACCAACGTGGGTCGTCAATTGTCCAAGCTTTTTCTTTACGCGCTTGTTTAACAATTTCGACTCCAGTCACTGAGAGTTTGAGGCTAGGCATTTAACGATTTAAAATTTTAAGTTATGAAACTTATTGATGCCAGGCATCCTAGCTGTTAGTTAATGATGTGCGAAATTCTTGTAGCTTCATTTTAGCTGATCAGTCTTGCGGTGAATACTCATCAATGAAGTTATCATCATCAATACGAAGAAACACCGAATGATTGAGTAGAGTAAGGGATAGACCAACTGTCTACCCTCACTCCAGATCACCAACAAAATTAACGGTAATCGATTCTAAAAATTATGCCCACTCAGTTCCACGGAAAGGGTAGTTTCTGGGAATGATGTACTCTAGTCCTTGAAGTAGGAAACCAAAATCGACACGCGAGAAAGGATGAGTACCAATATTGGCAAAGTATAGACGATTATCGGGCTTGATTAAAAAGACAGCCGGTTCGCTGAATAAGGCTGGTTCACTTTCAAAATGACCTTTGGTCAGATACAGTCCCCAACGGCGCATTTCATCGGGGGTGAAGTCATAGCCAATGGTGATATTTTGGATGTTAGCTTGTTGTTGAAATTGTTGTGCTTTTTCTAGAGAATCACCACTGATAGCGATCGCTTCTACACCTAGTTTTTGGAAATCATAGAGTTTCTGCTCTAAATCACTAATATACTGTTGACAAATGGGACAATGTAACCCTCTATAAAATACAACCATTGTGTAGTTTTTCGGGGTTTGGTCAGCTAGTTTCCAGATAGTTCCATTTAAGGTTTTGACTTCCAAAATAGGAGCCAGATTTCCCATCAGCAGCTTTGGTGAGGTTGTTTTCTCAGATTGGGTAATCATGATTTTGTTTCCAATTTAATAGTTATATCTCGCGCTTGTTGGTTTTGTACTGTGCTGAATCCGGGTATTAATTTACATCACCTAAGAGCGCAGAAACGCAAATAAAAAATTAAATAAGCTTTTTTTAATTTCTTTGTTTAAAGATATTCAGATAATTGTAAAAATTAATAAAATGAATAATTAACTGCAAATTGAAGCAGTCTGAGACGCTTCAATGAATTGGTACAGGATATATAGGAATCCGGTTTGATTTCTGAATTTATTTGTGTGGTGCGCGTTCGCAAAGCGTCTCGCAGAGAAGCGCAGCGCAAGCGCGATAGGTAGGGAATAGGGAATGGGGAGTCGGCAGTAGGAAAGAAGACTGATCTGAGTGTACTGATTTTTTCAGAAATCAAATATCAGTCCTATAGACATAAAAAAAACTTATGCAATAACCAGATTGGTTGAGATAAATTATTAGATTGATTAATCAATAACAAAACTCTAGAGAAATTTTCCTTTCAGCCAGTTAAAAATAAATAATTAAAGGTATATGAAGCTATTTTGAAAAAAATATAAATTGCAAAAAACTAGCAAAAATTACTACCAATTTTTAATTTTTCAGGTAAGCTGACAAAAGCAGTTTTCATCCTCAAAACAATGACCGCAAGTAGTCCTACAATTTTGGCCTTAGACTTTGACGGAGTAATTTGCGACGGACTAATTGAATATTTTGAGGTCGCATGGTTAACCTACTGTAAACTTTGGTTGCCAGATAATGATACACCTCCCGATGACTTGGCTTTGAGATTTTACCGTCTCAGACCAGTGATTGAAACAGGTTGGGAAATGCCTGTTTTAATTAAAGCTTTGCTGGCGGGAATGTCCGATGAGGAGATTCTTCAGGAATGGACAACAATTACGCCACAAATTTTATTGAAAGATAACTTGCAGGCTAGAGAAATCAGTGCAAAACTAGATTACCTGCGGGATGAATGGATTGCTACAGATTTAGACGGCTGGCTAAGTCTGCACAGATTTTATCCGGGTGTGATTGAAAAAATCAAATTGACTCTGGATAGTCATGTACAGTTATTCATTGTGACTACGAAAGAGGGACGCTTTGTGCAGCAATTGTTGCAACAGGAAGGAGTGAATTTACCTCCGGCAGCAATTTTTGGCAAAGAAGTGAAGCGTCCGAAATATGAAATTCTGCGAGAATTAATTCAGGCAGCTAATCAACAGCCGGTGAGTTTATGGTTTGTGGAAGACCGAATTAAGACTTTGCAGTTAGTTCAACAGCAAGCTGATTTGGAGGATGTGAAACTTTTTCTGGCTGACTGGGGCTACAATACCCAACCAGAAAGAAAAGCAGCGCAAGATGACGAGCAAATTCAGTTAATATCTCTGTCACAGTTTACCAAAAACTTCTCTGATTGGTTGTCATAAATTTGTAGAGACTTGACACTCCCCGGCGTGAACGCACGGGGATTCTTGGATCTAAGACATAACTTGCTCATACAGGCTTTCACCAACAAGAGTAGAGGTTGCATCTCCCCAAGCGTTGCTTGCGTCTAGCGCAAAGGTTCCGGTATG
Coding sequences within:
- a CDS encoding ATP-binding protein: MPSLKLSVTGVEIVKQARKEKAWTIDDPRWLEAVSQILEPEFSWENAEVFVAGVSLPTWKRFLRGDGIDASVFKAFCQVLGLNWQELIDRPFKSPLSSTTQIPDIPLFFGRDYELATLIKSVEGGTRLLVITGIGGIGKTAIATKLAAALQPQFKQTLWFSVHLTSLSTHTPKALESQTLMVFDGWDEILRAGQYPLGAEFLRTVVQTTHNSCVILTSREQPEGLNILSAAGAVIFPLGGLMEGAIELLQHHRLTFNAQQWVALVNQYGGNPLFLNMAANFIHELFAGDVGEFLACGTIVAGEFEPLVSEWLKYISPVEKILIKFLTTNIQGFTREEILLNLASDATNGDILKALLSLKRRGLVETIKDGNKERFFLQLVILKCVRRLFNE
- a CDS encoding redoxin domain-containing protein — its product is MITQSEKTTSPKLLMGNLAPILEVKTLNGTIWKLADQTPKNYTMVVFYRGLHCPICQQYISDLEQKLYDFQKLGVEAIAISGDSLEKAQQFQQQANIQNITIGYDFTPDEMRRWGLYLTKGHFESEPALFSEPAVFLIKPDNRLYFANIGTHPFSRVDFGFLLQGLEYIIPRNYPFRGTEWA
- a CDS encoding HAD family hydrolase, yielding MTASSPTILALDFDGVICDGLIEYFEVAWLTYCKLWLPDNDTPPDDLALRFYRLRPVIETGWEMPVLIKALLAGMSDEEILQEWTTITPQILLKDNLQAREISAKLDYLRDEWIATDLDGWLSLHRFYPGVIEKIKLTLDSHVQLFIVTTKEGRFVQQLLQQEGVNLPPAAIFGKEVKRPKYEILRELIQAANQQPVSLWFVEDRIKTLQLVQQQADLEDVKLFLADWGYNTQPERKAAQDDEQIQLISLSQFTKNFSDWLS